The sequence AGCTCGGTCTGGCCCTCGACCCCGGTGCCGCTGCCATCCTGGTGGTGGTGACCATCGTCGCGACGTGCGTGCAGTTCTACTCGCTGGGCTACATGCATCGCGACACGCGTGAGGGCTGGTACTTCGCGGTACTGTCGCTGTTCACGTCGGCGATGCTCGTGCTGGTGCTCTCAGATAACCTCCTGCTGACCTTTGCCATGTGGGAGATGATGGGGCTCTGTTCCTACCTGCTCATCGGGTTCTGGTACGAGCTTGAAGGGCCGCGCAAGGCATCGCAGAAGGCGTTCCTCACGACGCGCGTCGGTGACCTGGGCTTCCTCATCGCCCTGTTCGCCATCTATGTGAACGCGGGCACGTTCGATCTTGCCGAGGTGCTGCACGGGGCTCCGGAGTGGGCTCCCGGAGCGGCGCTCGTCGTGGCTATCGGGCTGCTGTGGGCCGCCATGGGCAAGTCTGCCCAGATGCCGCTCCACGTGTGGTTGCCCGATGCGATGGCCGGTCCCACACCGGCGTCCGCGCTCATCCACGCGGCCACCATGGTCGCGGCCGGCGTCTTCGTCGTAGCCCGCACGATGCCGATCTTCGAAGAGGTGCCGCAGGTCATGACCGCGATGATGGTGATCGGCACGATCACCGCAGTCGCCGCGGGCCTGCTTGCGGCGGTGCAGCACGACATCAAGAAGGTTCTCGCGTACTCCACCGTCAGCCAGCTGGGACTGATGTTCGTGGCGCTGGGGGCGGGGAGCGCGGTGGCCGCACTCTTCCACCTGACGACCCACGCCTTCTTCAAGTCGCTGCTCTTCCTCGGCGCCGGCGTCATCATCCATGCCGCCCACACCCAAGACATGCGCGAGATGGGCGGCCTGGCCAAGCACATGCCGGTGACCACGGCGACGTTCACCATCGGCAGTCTGGCGCTGGCCGGCGTCTTCCCGCTGGCCGGCTTCTTCAGCAAGGACGAGATCATCACCGTGCTCATGCACGAACACCACTACGTCACCATCGGATTCGTCCTGTTCGCCTCGGGCCTGACCGCGTTCTACGTCACGCGGTTGTGGTTCCGTGTCTTCTCCGGCCCCGAGCAGGCCGAAGAGCTCCATGAGGCCCACCGCTCGATGCTCGTGCCCATGTCGGTGCTGGCTGCGATCACGCTGGTGGCAGGGTTCGCCGGCCCGACGTTTGCCGAGTTCCTCGGTCACAAGGGCGTGTGGCCGGAGCTCATCGTCGCATTGCCGTCCACGGCGGTGGCCGCCATCGGCATCACCATCGGCTGGTGGTTCTACGGTCGGCGCTCGGTGGTGGTCAACACGCGGGTGTGGAAGGAGCGCATGGGCTACTTCTATGGGGCCCTGAAGATGAAGCTCTACTTCGACCTCACCTACGATGAGCTGCTCATCAAGAACTACTTCCGCGTCTCGGAGGGAGCCTCGCGCTTCGATGCTTCGGTGGTCGACGGTGCCGTGAACGGGGCGGGCCGCGGGTGGAGTGCAACGGCGCGCGGCGCCGAGCGCTTCGATCAGGGCGTGATCGACGGGGCCGTCAATGGCCTTGCGACCGCCGCTCGCGGTCTGGCCGGCCTGTTCAGACGCCTTCAGACCGGTCGAATCCAGAACTACCAGCGCCTTGTCATAGGTGCCGTGGTCGTGCTCATGCTCATCGTGATCGTCTCAAGGGGGGCCTAGCGTGCTGAGCTGGATCGTTTTCCTGCCGCTTCTGGGAGTTGCGCTCTGTGCGCTGCTCCCGAAGAGCCAGGCACACAATGCGAAGTGGATCGCGCTGGCGGTGACCGTCGGTGACCTTGTTCTGGCGAGCCTCATGCTGCTGCGCTTTGACGTGGCCGCAAGCGGAATGCAGTTCGTCACTGACAGGGCGTGGGTCCCGCAAGCCGGGATCCGCTACACGATGGGGGTCGACGGCATGTCGGCACCGCTCGTGGCCCTGTCTGCGCTGCTGACGCTACTGGCGGTGGTCGCCAGCTGGAAGATCGACAAGAAGCCCGCGTTCTACTTCTCCATGCTTCTGCTGCTGCAGGTGGGCATGAACGGGGTCTTCTCGGCACTCGACTTCGTCTTGTTCTACGTCTTCTGGGAGCTGGTCCTGGTCCCGATGTACTTCCTCATCGCACAGTGGGGCGGGCCGCGTCGCGAGTACGCCGCCATCAAGTTCTTCCTCTACACGCTGCTGGGGTCGGTGTTCATGCTGATCGGCATCATCGTGCTGCGCCTGCAGCTGGACACCTTCAGCCTCACCGAGCTTGCGAAGCTGGGGCCCACGCTGCCCGCCGACGTGCAGTGGTGGCTGTTTGCCGCGTTCTTCTTCGGCTTTGCCGTGAAGGTGCCGGTGTTCCCGCTCCACACCTGGCTGCCCGATGCCCACGTTGAGGCGCCGACCGCGGGTTCGGTACTGCTCGCCGGCGTGCTGCTCAAGATGGGCACCTACGGCTTCTTGCGCATCTCGTTGCCGGTGCTGCCCGAGGGGTTCGCGTCGTGGCAGTTCGCCATCGGGGTCATCGCGGTGTTCTCGATCATCTACGGTGCGGCCGTGTCCTTCGCGCAGACTGATGTGAAGAAGCTCGTCGCGTACTCCTCGGTGTCTCACATGGGCTTTGCCATGCTGGGCATAGCGGCGGGCACGGCTGCGGGCCTCAACGGCGCGATGGCCGTCAACATCAGCCACGGCCTGACAACCGGCATGCTCTTCCTCATGATCGGCATGGTCTACGACCGTACCCATACCCGCCAGATCTCCGAGCTCTCGGGGCTGGCCAACCAGATGCCGGTCATCGCCGGGCTCATGGCGTTCGCATCGTTCGCCTCGATGGGCCTGCCCGGGCTTTCCGGGTTCGTGGGCGAGTTCCTGTCGCTCCTGGGTGCGTGGCAGTCGACCGCGCTCGACGCGTGGCTCGTCATAGCGGCTGTTCTGGGCGTGCTGTTCGGCGCTGCGTACATGCTGTGGATGCTGCAGCGTGTGGTCATGGGTCAGCCCAGTCACGTCGTCGCCGATCAGCCGGACGCAAGCATCCGTGAGATCGCGACGGTCGTGCCTCTCGTCGTGCTCATCGTGGTCATCGGCGTGTACTGGGACGCTCTGCTGCGCTTCACGGATCCCGCCATGACCGCCCTGGCGAAGGTGGTCGGTGGCTAGATGACGGGCTACGCACTCCTCGTTCCTGAGCTGCTCGTCCTCATCGCAATTGCGTGGGGACTGTTCTCCTCGCACCTTCCGGGGCGGGATCGGGGCGCGGCGTACGTCGGTGTCGTGCTGGTGCTCGTGGCGGCGGTGGCCGCTGCGCTTGCGACGGCCGGCCAGACCCTCTTCGGGGGGGCTCTCGTCTTTGACGAGACGGCACGCTTCGCGCGCGTGGGCACGCTGGTTCTGGCTGCGGTCTGGCTGCTATGGACCGCCGGCAGAGGAGAGGGCCGCACGCGTGAAGCCACGGCACTCGCGCTGTTCGCGACGATGGGCGCGCTGCTCATGTCGTGCGCGGCTGATCTGGTGACGATAGTCCTCGCTCTGGAGCTGGCGACGATGCCCGCCTACGTTCTGGTCGGCTACCGCCGGAATCGGTTCACCGGCCTTGAGGGAGCGCTCAAGTACTTCCTGCTCTCGCTGCTCACATCGCTCGTGATGATGTACGGACTGTCGTTCCTCTACGGCGTCACGGGCACCACCAGGCTGTCTGAGTTCGATCTGTCCACGGCGGGCACCCTCGGCCTGCTTGCCATGCTGCTCACGTTCGTAGGCGTGTTCGCGAAGCTCTCGGCGGCACCCTTCCACTACTGGGCTCCGGATGCGTACGAGGGCGCAGAGGCGTGGTCGGTGGCCTTCGTCTCGACCGTCCCGAAGGTGGCCGGTGCGGTGGTGTTCGTGAGGCTCGTGGCGGCTATCGTGCCCACGGCGCCCATCGGCGCCACGATGGTGCTCATCGCCGCGGTCGCATCCATGGTGCTCGGCAACCTAGCCGCTCTGACGCAGTCCGACATCCGGCGGATGATGGCCTACTCCGGTGTCGCACACACCGGCTACCTCATGCTGGGGGCCGCCGGCATCACCGCCGCAGGCTACGGGGCCGCCGTCTTCTACGCGCTCGCCTACGCGATACCCTCGCTCGGGCTGATGCTGCTGGTAGCCGAGGAGGGCGTGACCGTTGACGACTTCGCGGGCTTCTTCAGCCGGCGCCCGGCCGCAGCGTGGGGCACGGTGATCATGCTCGCCTCGCTCATCGGCATTCCGCCCCTCGTGGGCTTCTTCGGGAAGCTCTACGTCTTCTCCTCAGCCCTGGCGGCCGGACTCGCCCCCTGGGTTGTGGTCGCGGTACTGACGAGCGTGGTCTCGGCGGCGTACTACCTGCGCATCGTGCGCTCCGCATTCTTCGCGGTGCCGGCGCAGGAGCGGACTCCGCTGGCCAGCTCTCCTGCGGCATCCATCGCGATTCTGGCGTGCGTTGCCGCCACGGTGGCACTGGGGCTCGCGGCCGGTCCGCTGCTGGGGTGGCTCGGCATCTAGCGGCCCACGCGCCCGCGCCGGCGTTCTTGTGAAGCGGGCGCGTACCCACCGTGAGGATTCCGTGTGCCACACCACGGGGTCGGGGCGAGAAGGAGTACGGTGTATGCGGGCGGCGTCTGCGTCGCCCCTGCAGAACATCGAACCCGCGAACCGCAGAGGTGACGCATGACTGACTTCGGCAACGACCCCGCTGCCCCCGCTGACTCCAGGAATGAGTCCGGCGCCCCTGATCCTCACCGCACCGCCGCAGAGATCTCACGTGAGGTGCAAGGTGCCGACTGGCACGTCCATTCTGAGCCCGAGCCGACGGGGTCGGAGGGAGAGTCCATCGCATGGATGGCCGACGCCGACACCCACCTATCGGATATCGAGGCCCATCAGGTCACGCCTCCTGCAGTCATGGGGCCGCTTCCGGTCTGCGAGTACACGGGAGACGATGACGAGCCGTGCGAAGAGCCCGCGGTCCAGCGGCGTTGGTCGAGTGCCGCGGTCGTCACCGCGGCCGCAGTGGGGTCGGTGGTCGGAGGTTTGTTCGTGGCGGCCGGACTCGTGTGGGCCTTGGGGTTGGTGCCGGGAGTCGAACCGCTGACGGCCTCGACGAAAGAGGCCGAACCCACGGTGAACAAGGTGACCATCAGCCCGGGCAGCATGGCTGACGTGTCTGAGGCCGTCGCCGCCAAGGTCGTGCCGTCCGTCGTCAACGTGACCGTCGTGTCCGAAGCATACAACCCCTTCACGGGTGCGCGCGTGGAGCAGGCGGCAGGCAACGGCTCGGGTGTGATCGTGCGCTCGGATGGCTACATCCTCACGAACAACCACGTCATCGAAGGCGCGGATCGGGTCTTCGTGACCGTTGGCGTGGATGATGTCCCCGCGACCGTTGTCGGCACCGACCCGTCAAGCGACCTCGCCGTGCTCAAGATCGAGGGAAGCGGATACCCCGCCATCGAAGTGGGCTCGTCCAAGGAACTCAACGTCGGAGAGTACGTCATGGCCGTGGGGAGCCCCTTCGGTTTGGAGAAGTCGGTCACCGTGGGAATCGTGTCCGCGCTGGACAGAGCCGACATAGTGAGCGGTGGCGAAGAGATCACCACATACACCAACCTCATTCAGACCGATGCCGCGATAAACCCCGGCAACTCCGGGGGCGCATTGGTCGACGATCGCGGTCGGCTGGTGGGAATCAACACGCTGATCCAGTCGCCGTCCGGAGCCGTCGGAGCGCCGCAGTCGGCAGGAATCGGTTTCGCTATACCGGTGGACTTTGCCGTGGACATATCCAAGCAGCTCATCGCCAACGGCCGTGCCGTCCATCCGTACCTGGGCGTCAGCACGCAGACCGTCAACCAGAGCGTCGCCTCGCAGTTCGGTCTGCCCGTGACCGAAGGTGCGTTGGTGCGCTTCGTGCAGCCTGAATCTCCTGCTGAGTTGGCTGGTATCGAGCGGGGCGACATCATCGTCAAGATCGGCGAGCGTACCGTCGGCGGCGTCGAAGACGTGTTCGCAGCGATCAGAGAGAACCGCGTGGGCGATGAGGTCGGGGTGGAGCTGGTGCGAGGTGAGGCGCGGCGTACGCTTGCGGTGACCCTCGGATCGGATGCCGATCGACGGTGATGCGTATCACCATCATCGCCGTCGGCAGGCTCAAGGAGCGGTTCTGGGCCGAGGCCGTCGACGAGTACCTCAAGCGGCTGCGATCCTACGCCGACGTGCGGGTGGTCGAAGTCGCGGATCGGGATCCGAGCCGAGGCGGCGAGGCCCGGGCGGTGGGCGACGAGGGTGTCGACGTGCTCAAAGCGATACGGCCCGACGACCACGTCATCGCGCTTGACGTGCGCGGTCGCAGCCTGGACAGCGTCGCCTTCTCCGAGGAGATTTCCCGCCACGGTGTCGAAGGACGCTCATCCCTCGCGTTTGTGATCGGTGGGTCCCACGGACTTGCCCCAAGCGTGCTGGAGCGCGCTGACAGCCGCCTGTCGCTGGGCCCCCTTACGCTGCCGCACAATCTCGCACGCGTCGTGCTCGTCGAGCAGCTGTACCGCGCCTTCCGCATCGCCCGCGGCGAGCCGTACCACAAGTGAGCGGGGCCGCATGTTCGTGATTTCGTTCACGGATACCCCTGCGCGTATTCCCTAAGGTTTCGTTAGGTTGTAATGTGGGTGCGCGAGTTCCGTATGGCGTTTTCGTTGTCGATGGGAGGTGTCAGTAGTGGGGGAGTTCGCGCCACGCTGCCCCCTAGGCGGCGAGATGATCGACGAGAGTTCGGCGCGGATCAACGCCACATTGACCTGCGCGCTCTTACTCGTGGCCGCGCTGACGCCGTACCGCTGGGTGCTCGTCTACCTGGTTGTCGACTTCGCCCTCAAGGTGTTTGCCGGCTTCGCGCGTAGTCCCAACTGCATGGCAGCCGGGAGTCTTGCTTCGTGGTTGCGTCTCAAGCGCACCATGGCCGACTCTGCGCCCAAGCGTCTCGCGGCGTCGATTGCGCTCTTCATGAGCTCCCTCGGTCTGCTGGCCGCGTCCGCGTTTCCTGCCTACCCGCAGGTCTACTATGCGGTGGTCGGAGTATTCTTCTTCTTCGCATTTCTGGAGGCCGCGTTCGGCTTCTGCATGGGCTGCTGGATCTTTGCGCTGCTGCCCAATCGACTGGCCGAGACGTTCGTTCGACGTGCGACCGAGGAGGTTTGAGAGGTATGGCGGATTGCGAGTGCCTCGCGGGCTGCCCGTTCTTCTTCGACAAGATGGAGAACATGCCTGCGATGGCCGACATCTACAAGAAGAACTACTGCCAGGGCGACAGCGAAGCATGCGCCAGACACCGTGTGTTCGAGCGCTTCGGCAAAGGCGGCGTCCCGAGCGACTTGTATCCCAATGATTCGATCAAGGCCGACGAGATTCTGACCGCATAACCCCCCACTCGTGAGGGGCTGATGTCACGGGCCCCAGGCAGCCGAGGAGTCCTGCTTTGGCGCCGCAACGGCGCATCGGGTATCGTACCTGCACGACCCGAGGTGCTGATGCGAAGGACCGCTCGTGAGAGACGCTATCGAACTGCTCGTGACCGCCGCGGTTTCCGCAGCGATCGAGGCAGGCGAACTGCCGCTTGATGGTGTGCCGGATGCGGGTGTCGAGCGCCCGCGCGATCCCTCGCACGGTGACTGGGCAACGACCGTCGCCCTGCGCTGCGCCAAGGCCGCCGGCATGCAACCCCGGCAGGTTGCCGAGATCATCGCGCAGCGCCTGGAATCACATGAGGACGTTGCGGCGGTCGAGATAGCCGGCCCCGGCTTCATCAATCTGCGCTTGTCCGCCGCAGCGCTCCAGCGAGTCTTGCGGGCGGCGCGCGAGCAGGATACGGCTCTCGGTGCCAGTGAGCTTGGGGCAGGCCGCCGGGTACAGGTCGAGTTCGTGTCGGCCAATCCCGTCGGGCCGATGCACGTCGGACACGGTCGGTGGGCTGCGCTCGGAGACTCGATGGCGCGCCTCCTTGAGCACAGCGGCTGGCGCGTCGAACGCGAGTTCTACGTCAACGACGCGGGCGTGCAGATGGAGCTGTTCGCGCAGAGTGTCTCGGCGCGCTACCTCGAGATGTGCGGCAGCGATGCACCCTTCCCTGAGAACGGGTACCACGGCACCTACATCCGTGAGATTGCGAGCGAGATATTCGGCGAAGAGGGCACCTGCTGGCTCGACTCGTCACCGCAGGCCCGCGAGCAGTACTTCGGCGAGCGTGCCTACGTGCAGGTGCTCGCGCACCTCAAGCGCGTTCTGCACGACTTCGGGGTGGACTTCGACGTCTGGTTCTCCGAGCGCACGTTGCATGAGGCGGGAAGTGATGGCCCGGCCAGCGCGGTCGAATCGGCGATCTCTGAGCTGCGCGAGCGCGGCCACATCTATGACTCGGAGGGCGCCGTATGGTTCCGCTCCACGGCGTTTGGTGACGACAAGGACCGCGTACTGATCAAGGCGGACGGAAGCTACACCTACTTTGCTGCGGACATCGCCTACCACAAGAACAAGTACGACCGGGGTTTTGATCGGGTCATCAATATCTGGGGCGCCGATCATCACGGGTACGTGGCGCGCATGAAGGCCGCGGTAGCCGCACTCGGACACGAGGGTGCGCTCGACGTGGTCATCGGTCAGCTCGTCAACCTGTTCCGTGACGGCGAGGCCGTGCGCATGAGCAAGCGCACCGGCGAGATGGTGACCTTCGAGGAGCTCGTTGCAGAGGTGGGCCCCGACGCGGCGCGCTACTGGTTTCTGCGGCGTTCCACAGACCAGCAGGTCGACTTCGACATCGCGGTGGCCAAGCAGCAGTCCGCCGACAACCCCGTCTACTACGTGCAGTACGCCTACGCGCGCATCTGCTCGATCCTGCGCAAGGCGGCGGGGGAGGGTGCCGACGCGGATGCGGTCGATGCCGTCGCAGACGCCTTGATCGCTCCTGACACCGATCTGTCCGCGCTCCAGGCCGACGCGGAGCTTGCTCTCATGCGCAAACTCGACGAGTTCGGCGAAGTGGTCGAGCTTGCCTCGCGTGAGCTGGCTCCGTACAAGCTGACCCGTTATGCCGAGGAGCTGGCGGCCTCGTTCCACCAGTTCTACGCCCAGTGTCGGGTGGTCGATCCCGATGCTCCCGATGTGACGGCGGCGCGGCTCTTCGCGGTGGACGCTACCCGCCGTGCGCTGCGCTGCGCGTTGAGTCTTCTGGGAGTAAGCACACCAGAGCGCATGTAGCGGGTGTGTCACGGAGCATTTGACGCGCCCCGTCGCCTGAAATAGCATAGGCGAACAATTACCGTTAGCATATGCTAATAGTGTACTCGATCGAGGGGAGATCCATCATGGGAAAGCCGACCGGACCCCGTCCGCCCGCTGTTGCCGACCTCAAGACGGGCCACGACCTGCTGAGTGTGCTGCCGAACTCAGCTGAGGTGCGTGACGG is a genomic window of Coriobacteriia bacterium containing:
- a CDS encoding trypsin-like peptidase domain-containing protein, with product MTDFGNDPAAPADSRNESGAPDPHRTAAEISREVQGADWHVHSEPEPTGSEGESIAWMADADTHLSDIEAHQVTPPAVMGPLPVCEYTGDDDEPCEEPAVQRRWSSAAVVTAAAVGSVVGGLFVAAGLVWALGLVPGVEPLTASTKEAEPTVNKVTISPGSMADVSEAVAAKVVPSVVNVTVVSEAYNPFTGARVEQAAGNGSGVIVRSDGYILTNNHVIEGADRVFVTVGVDDVPATVVGTDPSSDLAVLKIEGSGYPAIEVGSSKELNVGEYVMAVGSPFGLEKSVTVGIVSALDRADIVSGGEEITTYTNLIQTDAAINPGNSGGALVDDRGRLVGINTLIQSPSGAVGAPQSAGIGFAIPVDFAVDISKQLIANGRAVHPYLGVSTQTVNQSVASQFGLPVTEGALVRFVQPESPAELAGIERGDIIVKIGERTVGGVEDVFAAIRENRVGDEVGVELVRGEARRTLAVTLGSDADRR
- a CDS encoding NADH-quinone oxidoreductase subunit N; the protein is MTGYALLVPELLVLIAIAWGLFSSHLPGRDRGAAYVGVVLVLVAAVAAALATAGQTLFGGALVFDETARFARVGTLVLAAVWLLWTAGRGEGRTREATALALFATMGALLMSCAADLVTIVLALELATMPAYVLVGYRRNRFTGLEGALKYFLLSLLTSLVMMYGLSFLYGVTGTTRLSEFDLSTAGTLGLLAMLLTFVGVFAKLSAAPFHYWAPDAYEGAEAWSVAFVSTVPKVAGAVVFVRLVAAIVPTAPIGATMVLIAAVASMVLGNLAALTQSDIRRMMAYSGVAHTGYLMLGAAGITAAGYGAAVFYALAYAIPSLGLMLLVAEEGVTVDDFAGFFSRRPAAAWGTVIMLASLIGIPPLVGFFGKLYVFSSALAAGLAPWVVVAVLTSVVSAAYYLRIVRSAFFAVPAQERTPLASSPAASIAILACVAATVALGLAAGPLLGWLGI
- a CDS encoding DUF4395 family protein → MGEFAPRCPLGGEMIDESSARINATLTCALLLVAALTPYRWVLVYLVVDFALKVFAGFARSPNCMAAGSLASWLRLKRTMADSAPKRLAASIALFMSSLGLLAASAFPAYPQVYYAVVGVFFFFAFLEAAFGFCMGCWIFALLPNRLAETFVRRATEEV
- the nuoL gene encoding NADH-quinone oxidoreductase subunit L, encoding MDWVALIPALPAAAFLVLLPLSRALRKRLLWLPPLAMSASAALALAAFARVWPGGHHVEPVWSIAWPLGHVGGKPLELGLALDPGAAAILVVVTIVATCVQFYSLGYMHRDTREGWYFAVLSLFTSAMLVLVLSDNLLLTFAMWEMMGLCSYLLIGFWYELEGPRKASQKAFLTTRVGDLGFLIALFAIYVNAGTFDLAEVLHGAPEWAPGAALVVAIGLLWAAMGKSAQMPLHVWLPDAMAGPTPASALIHAATMVAAGVFVVARTMPIFEEVPQVMTAMMVIGTITAVAAGLLAAVQHDIKKVLAYSTVSQLGLMFVALGAGSAVAALFHLTTHAFFKSLLFLGAGVIIHAAHTQDMREMGGLAKHMPVTTATFTIGSLALAGVFPLAGFFSKDEIITVLMHEHHYVTIGFVLFASGLTAFYVTRLWFRVFSGPEQAEELHEAHRSMLVPMSVLAAITLVAGFAGPTFAEFLGHKGVWPELIVALPSTAVAAIGITIGWWFYGRRSVVVNTRVWKERMGYFYGALKMKLYFDLTYDELLIKNYFRVSEGASRFDASVVDGAVNGAGRGWSATARGAERFDQGVIDGAVNGLATAARGLAGLFRRLQTGRIQNYQRLVIGAVVVLMLIVIVSRGA
- the rlmH gene encoding 23S rRNA (pseudouridine(1915)-N(3))-methyltransferase RlmH, coding for MRITIIAVGRLKERFWAEAVDEYLKRLRSYADVRVVEVADRDPSRGGEARAVGDEGVDVLKAIRPDDHVIALDVRGRSLDSVAFSEEISRHGVEGRSSLAFVIGGSHGLAPSVLERADSRLSLGPLTLPHNLARVVLVEQLYRAFRIARGEPYHK
- the argS gene encoding arginine--tRNA ligase, yielding MRDAIELLVTAAVSAAIEAGELPLDGVPDAGVERPRDPSHGDWATTVALRCAKAAGMQPRQVAEIIAQRLESHEDVAAVEIAGPGFINLRLSAAALQRVLRAAREQDTALGASELGAGRRVQVEFVSANPVGPMHVGHGRWAALGDSMARLLEHSGWRVEREFYVNDAGVQMELFAQSVSARYLEMCGSDAPFPENGYHGTYIREIASEIFGEEGTCWLDSSPQAREQYFGERAYVQVLAHLKRVLHDFGVDFDVWFSERTLHEAGSDGPASAVESAISELRERGHIYDSEGAVWFRSTAFGDDKDRVLIKADGSYTYFAADIAYHKNKYDRGFDRVINIWGADHHGYVARMKAAVAALGHEGALDVVIGQLVNLFRDGEAVRMSKRTGEMVTFEELVAEVGPDAARYWFLRRSTDQQVDFDIAVAKQQSADNPVYYVQYAYARICSILRKAAGEGADADAVDAVADALIAPDTDLSALQADAELALMRKLDEFGEVVELASRELAPYKLTRYAEELAASFHQFYAQCRVVDPDAPDVTAARLFAVDATRRALRCALSLLGVSTPERM
- a CDS encoding NADH-quinone oxidoreductase subunit M codes for the protein MLSWIVFLPLLGVALCALLPKSQAHNAKWIALAVTVGDLVLASLMLLRFDVAASGMQFVTDRAWVPQAGIRYTMGVDGMSAPLVALSALLTLLAVVASWKIDKKPAFYFSMLLLLQVGMNGVFSALDFVLFYVFWELVLVPMYFLIAQWGGPRREYAAIKFFLYTLLGSVFMLIGIIVLRLQLDTFSLTELAKLGPTLPADVQWWLFAAFFFGFAVKVPVFPLHTWLPDAHVEAPTAGSVLLAGVLLKMGTYGFLRISLPVLPEGFASWQFAIGVIAVFSIIYGAAVSFAQTDVKKLVAYSSVSHMGFAMLGIAAGTAAGLNGAMAVNISHGLTTGMLFLMIGMVYDRTHTRQISELSGLANQMPVIAGLMAFASFASMGLPGLSGFVGEFLSLLGAWQSTALDAWLVIAAVLGVLFGAAYMLWMLQRVVMGQPSHVVADQPDASIREIATVVPLVVLIVVIGVYWDALLRFTDPAMTALAKVVGG